A window of Melospiza melodia melodia isolate bMelMel2 chromosome Z, bMelMel2.pri, whole genome shotgun sequence contains these coding sequences:
- the PELO gene encoding protein pelota homolog, whose translation MKLVRKDLEKDNAGQVTLIPEEPEDMWHTYNLLQVGDSLRASTIRKVQTESSTGSVGSNRIRTTLTLCVETIDFDSQACQLRVKGTNIQENEYVKMGAYHTIELEPNRQFTLAKKQWDSVVLERIEQACDPAWSADVAAVVMQEGLAHVCLVTPSMTLTRAKVEVNIPRKRKGNCSQHDRALERFYEQVVQAIQRHINFEVVKCVLVASPGFVREQFCDYMFQQAVKTDNKLLLENRSKFLQVHSSSGHKYALKEALCDPAVASRLSDTKAAGEVKALDDFYKMLQHEPDRAFYGLKHVEKANEAMAIDTLLISDELFRHQDVATRARYVKLVDSVRENMGTVRIFSSLHVSGEQLGQLTGVAAILRFPVAELSDQEDESSSEDD comes from the exons ATGAAGCTGGTGAGGAAGGACCTGGAGAAGGATAATGCGGGGCAGGTGACGCTGATCCCCGAGGAGCCTGAGGACATGTGGCACACCTACAACCTGCTGCAGGTGGGTGACAGCCTGCGCGCCTCCACCATCCGCAAGGTTCAGACCGAGTCGTCCacgggcagcgtgggcagcaacCGCATCCGCACCACGCTGACCCTCTGCGTGGAGACCATCGACTTCGACTCACAGGCCTGCCAGCTGCGGGTCAAGGGCACGAACATCCAGGAGAACGAGTATGTGAAGATGGGCGCCTACCACACTATCGAGCTGGAGCCCAACCGCCAGTTCACGCTGGCCAAGAAGCAGTGGGACAGCGTGGTGCTGGAGCGCATCGAGCAGGCCTGCGACCCGGCCTGGAGCGCCGATGTGGCGGCTGTGGTCATGCAGGAGGGCTTGGCCCACGTCTGCCTGGTCACCCCGAGCATGACGCTAACTCGTGCCAAGGTGGAGGTGAACATCCCCCGCAAGCGGAAAGGGAACTGCAGTCAGCACGACCGGGCCCTAGAGAGGTTTTACGAGCAGGTGGTGCAAGCCATCCAGAGGCATATCAACTTTGAGGTGGTGAAGTGTGTACTGGTGGCGAGCCCAGGCTTCGTGCGGGAGCAGTTTTGTGACTACATGTTCCAGCAGGCAGTCAAGACTGACAACAAGCTTCTGCTGGAGAACAGGTCCAAGTTCCTACAG GTCCACTCTTCCTCGGGACATAAGTACGCACTGAAGGAAGCCCTCTGCGACCCAGCTGTAGCTAGCCGTCTTTCTGACACTAAGGCAGCTGGTGAGGTCAAAGCCTTAGATGACTTCTATAAAATGCTGCAGCATGAGCCTGACCGAGCTTTTTATGGTCTGAAGCATGTGGAGAAGGCCAACGAAGCCATGGCCATTGACACCCTGCTGATCAGTGATGAGCTTTTTCGGCACCAGGACGTGGCTACCCGTGCCCGATATGTTAAGTTGGTAGATAGCGTGCGGGAGAACATGGGCACAGTTCGCATTTTCTCCAGCCTCCATGTGTCTGGAGAGCAGCTGGGCCAGCTGACGGGGGTGGCAGCTATCCTGCGCTTTCCTGTGGCTGAGCTCTCTGACCAGGAAGATGAATCTAGCTCTGAAGACGATTGA